In the Quercus lobata isolate SW786 chromosome 5, ValleyOak3.0 Primary Assembly, whole genome shotgun sequence genome, one interval contains:
- the LOC115993046 gene encoding uncharacterized protein LOC115993046, whose protein sequence is MNAEELMKLFDYCWFESQIFTKQPNLTKPSSFEAKPENEIREKPSEPEISRISTLHTRSMSDQLSSNTSFGYGSLSPNSVLHTPKLDTNLSEKKVTESETPKQRDFEVLSSKKKVKRSASRRKSGESKSLSDLEFEELKGFMDLGFVFSEEDRNSSLASVIPGLHRLGKKDDEEEAVDESTIPRPYLSEAWEVLDRRKRENPLMNLRVPFPALNNETRMKDTLRLWAHTVASTVR, encoded by the coding sequence ATGAACGCGGAGGAACTCATGAAGCTCTTTGATTATTGTTGGTTCGAGAGTCAAATCTTCACAAAACAACCAAATCTAACAAAGCCATCAAGTTTTGAAGCAAAACCAGAAAACGAAATCCGAGAAAAACCATCAGAACCTGAGATTTCACGCATCTCTACCCTCCATACTAGGTCCATGAGTGACCAATTGAGCTCCAACACAAGCTTCGGATATGGCTCTCTATCTCCCAACTCGGTCCTCCACACTCCAAAGCTCGATACCAACCTTTCAGAAAAAAAGGTCACAGAATCAGAGACACCAAAACAGAGAGATTTTGAAGTATTATCGTCCAAAAAGAAGGTTAAACGAAGTGCTAGTAGGAGGAAAAGTGGTGAAAGCAAGAGCTTATCAGACCTTGAATTTGAAGAGCTAAAAGGGTttatggatttgggttttgttttttccgAGGAAGATAGGAATTCAAGCTTGGCTTCAGTCATTCCTGGATTGCATAGATTGGGAAAgaaagatgatgaagaagaggcAGTGGATGAGTCTACAATTCCAAGGCCTTATCTTTCTGAAGCTTGGGAGGTTTTAGataggagaaagagagaaaacccaTTGATGAATTTGAGGGTTCCATTTCCTGCTTTGAACAATGAGACTCGCATGAAAGACACTCTAAGATTGTGGGCTCATACTGTTGCTTCCACTGTGAGATAA